In Gimesia panareensis, the genomic window AATGTGCTGCTCGTCAATGGCAGGCAATCGGGTGAAGCGATGGGCAAGGCCACCGATTTCCTCGAACTGGCTCTGTCTCCTTCTCTCAGGGAACAGCCCTGGCAGGGAGTCATCAAACCGCATGTTATCAGTGAAGGCGAACTGGCCAACACCGAACTGGAACTCTACGACTCGGTCGTCATCTGCGATGTGGCCCTGTTCACCGATCACGAGCGCGATCTGCTCAAAGGCTATGTCAAACGGGGAGGTGGCCTGATCGTCAGCCTGGGCGACCAGGTCGATGCGAATAATTACAATCAGACACTCTTTCAACCCGGCTCCGGCCTGATGAACCTCAAGCTGCTGGACCGGCGCGGTGATGCCAAACAGAAATCGCAGATCTTTGAGTTCGACCCGCTGCAGTATCAGCATCCCGTGATCGAAATTTTCAAAGGCAATCCGGATGCCGGCCTGGAAACGACCCAGATCTATGAATACGTCCAGACCGAAGTCCCGCCCGACTCGAATACCCGGCTGGTCCTCAATTATGACACCGGCGATCCTGCCGTGATCGAGAGCACACTCGGACGCGGGAAAATCCTGCTGATCACCACCGCGCTCGACCGCCGCTGGGGCAGCTGGGCGGTCTGGCCCAGTTTCCCCCCGATGATGAATGAATTCGTACTGGATGTCGCCACCGGCAAATGGGGCCGACGGGAATCTCTGGTCGGCCAGCCCCTGGAAATCCTCGCCCGGGAAGATCAACTCGCGCTGACGCCCCGGATGCTGGCCCCCAACCGGGAAGAATACCCACTGCGGAGCGTCCTCAACCGGAATGCGGAATCGCGGATGATTACCTTTGATCAGACACAACTCTCGGGAATTTACGAACTGGACTGGGGCGTCTCGACGGCAGAAAAAATGCTGTTCGCCGTGAATGTCTCCCCGCTGGAAAGTGATCTGGCACATATCGGGCCCCAGGTGATCCCCCCTCACTATTTCCGCAGGCCGGACACGGTCTCTCTTTTGACGACCGAGCTTCCCGCAGAACGCACGGTGCAGACCGGGCTCTCGGAAAATCTGTTGCTGACGGTACTGGCACTGATTGTCGTCGAGCAGCTGCTTCTCTGGCGGTTCTCCATCGGTGCGCTAACCTTTCTGGCAGTGATGTGCCTGAGTTGTCTGAGCCTGTTTTTTCAGAGTTGAGACGAACGGGGGCTATGTTATCCCGGCTGGGTTTGTGCTATACTCGCCCTCCGGATACCATTTGTCACCTGCAACATGAGAAAGCGTTTGAATCATGGGTTTGAATAAAAAACAGAAAAAACAGATCGACGTCGCCCGCCAGAAAATCCAGAAATTACGTCAGCGTCTGACCGGTGCCAAAGCCCAGATGGACGACCCCCAGGAAGTGGCAAGCCTGGAAAAAGAAATCGCCGACCAGGAAGAACTCATCAAGAAGGTCCAGGAAAGCGCCTGAGCCTGTGATCCCGCTGCCCGCATCGGTTGGAGACGGGCCGTCCTGTGAATCATCTTTCATCAACTGAAATCTGAAATCGTGTCTGCTTCCCATCCCCCCACGATCATCGTTGTCCATCCCAAAGAACGAAAAAGTAAATGCACCGTGCAACCCCTGCGCCAGCGGGATGATTTTGTCTTCTGGAAGTTTCCCCGCAAAGAACCTGAGAAACTGACCTCTTATGTGCGTCTCGGAATGGGAGGCCCGGAAATCAGCCGGGCTGACGCCGATAAGGGGCTGCTGGTACTGGATGGCACCTGGCGTCTGGCGGAAAAGATGGAAGCGGATTACCAGGAGTTACCCGTCCGCAGTCTGCCCGTCTGGGAAACCGCTTATCCGCGCGTCTCGAAACAGTTCGAAGATCCTACCGCCGGGCTGGCCACGATCGAAGCGATCTTTATCGCCTACCATCTGATGGGCTATGAGACAGAAGGGCTGCTCGAAGGTTATTACTGGGCCGACGAATTTCTGAAACGCAACCGCGAGCGGCTTGAACTCTCAGAGTAAGATCGCTTAATCCTGATCAGTACCGACCGGAGCCGTCTGCTGATAGGTCTCGATCAGCTGCCGCAGTTTTTCCCGTTTGACTGGCTTGGTGGCATAGTCCGTACAACCCGCTGCCATGCATTTCTCGCGGTCGCCACTCATCGCATGTGCGGTCAAGGCAATGATCGGCAGAGTACAACCCTCCGCACGCAACTTGCGGGTTGCCCCGTATCCATCCAGGACCGGCATCGACATATCCATCAGAATCACATCGAAGGGATTCCCCTGTTCCTGTGCATCAAGGGCGTGGTGAACGGCAATTTCGCCGTTTTCTGCCAGCTGCACCTCGGCACCTTCTTTTTTGAGCAACATGGAAATCAGCCGCTGGTTGTCTTCGCCATCTTCCGCCAGCAGGACCCTGCATTGACGGACAGAAGTCTGCACCGGTTGCTGGGCAGGGAGGCTGGTTTTCTGAGAAGCAGCCACAAGTGCAGCCTGCGGGTCAGCATGAAACTTGAGTGATTCAGCATCACCGATCCGGATCTGCAGGGTGAATGTCGTCCCCACATCCGGAGTACTTTCACACGTCAGGTCACCACCCAGCATCTCGGCCAGCCGCTTGCTGATTGCCAGCCCCAGTCCAGTCCCCCCGAATTTCCGAGTGGTCGAGGAATCGGCCTGGACGAAGGGCTGATACAATCCAGCAACTTGATCGGCGGTCATGCCGATGCCCGTATCTTTAATTTTGAACTGCAGTATCGGTTCGTGAGCTTCGGCGTTCAGGCAGGATGTTTCTACCGAGACGCTCCCTCCGTCGGGAGTGAACTTGATCGCATTCCCAATCAGGTTAATCAGAATCTGTTTGAGACGCGTAGGATCACTTTGGATCTCGACAGGAACTTTGCCTGCAAAAGTCAGGGTAAAATCAATTTCCTGAAGTTCCGCCCGCACATTCATCAGCGCCTGGATTTCCTGCAGTTTTTCCATCAGTGAGAAGGGGATCGTCTCAATGGTCAGGCTCCCCGATTCAATTTTGGAGAGATCCAGAATATCATTGATCAGATCCAGCAGGTAATTTCCATTCCGTTGAATGACTTCGATTAATTTGATGGAGCTCGGACGTCCCCAGCTCTCTTCCAGCAGCACATCGGTATAACCCAGTACCGCCGTCATCGGCGTGCGGATTTCGTGGCTCATGTTCGCCAGAAATTCGCTTTTGGCGCGGGAAGCCGCTTCCGCATCCAGTGAAGCCTGCCGTAGATGTGCAGCCTGTACTTCGAGCTCACTCCGGGCCTGTTCCAGTTTATCCGTACGGTCCTGTAATTGACTGAGTGCCTGGTCTCGCACCTGGGTCACCCGGTTATACTGGCGGGCAATCAGCCCCACGTCACTGTATTCATCCAGATCTTCAATCGGAGTCGAATCTCCCTGGATATGCTGTTCCATGGAATTGAGCAGATCGTACATTTCGGTCGTCGCACCGTGCTCTGCCATATTCAGGCCCATCTCTTCCTCTTCGGAGGTCACACGCAATCGCATGAATTTACTGACCACCCGCAGGGTCACCCAGCAGAAAGAGAAGCACCAGATAAAACAGATCGTGCAACCCAGCAACTGCACACAGAACTGTTCGAATCGCGTTCGGGTCAACATTTCCGCCGGAATAAACAGGGCAACCGCCAGGGTCCCCCAGACACCGGCAAAACCATGCACGGGAATTACGCCGATCGTATCATCCAGCCGACACCGTTCCAGCAACCAGCTGCTGGCTTCCATCACGATCGCAGCGACGATCCCAATTACCACAGCTGAAATGGGAGAAACGACATCGCAGCTGGCACTGCTGGCAACCAGTGCGGCCAGCAGGCCGTTCAGAATGTTTTCAATTTCAATCTGTTTCCGCTGGTAGAACTGCCAGACCAATAAAGTAATTGCCCCAAAGGCAGACGCCAGAAACGTATTAATCAGAATCTGGGGCACGTGGGCTGTAAATCCGAATTCACTTCCCCCGTTGAATCCGAACCAGCCGATCCAGAGAATAAACACCCCGGTCGTTGCCAGTGTCAGATTATGTCCTTTGAATTTTCGTGCGGTTTGTTCCTGCTCAAATCGACCGTTGCGCGGCCCGATGATCATGATCGAAGCCAGGGCCGCCCAGGCACCAATCGAATGCACGACCGTCGATCCACTGAAATCACGAAAGCCCAGCATCTCCAGCCAGCCCGGCGCTTTCCCCGCGAAATGACTGGTCCACACCCAGTGTCCGAAAACCGGGTAGATCACGCCCCCCAGCACGACTGCCAGAATCAGGTAGGCGGTAAATCGCATGCGCTCTGCTGAGGCGCCTGAAGCAATCGTCGCCGCCGTCGCGCAGAGCATCAGTTGAAACAGGAAGAACGCCGACAGAAATACATTCGATTCCTGAGTCATAAACGGGAAGTGGGATGTCCCAATCAGACCGCCGGTCGTCGTCCCGAACATCAGACCAAAGCCGAAGATCCAGAACAGCACCCCCACGAGACTGACATCAACGATATTCTTGATCGCCACATGAATGCTGTTCTTGGAACGGGACAGCCCCGATTCCAGGCAGCAGAACCCCGCCTGCATAAACAGCACAAAGATGCTGCAGATCAGGATCCAGATAATGTCAATTTGCTGATGGAGATTCATAATCGTGATTACTCAGGTCAGTCTATTCAGTTGGGGAAACGTCCCACCTTTCTACAGGCCGTCGTCTGTTTTGAGGAAGCAGCTGGCGAGGGAACTCGACCTGACAGCGCTGCTTCCTCTCCAAGCTTATGTTCTGTTCGTTCAACATGTGGTGGAAATGCAACGCTTTTTGATACACCCCACATTGAAAAAACCTGAGTGCGGCAATCACCTGTATCTGCGTGGAGGGAAAGGATTTAATTTGTTTAGCTGGACGAAATTCGATCTGTTATCGGAGATGGATCTCCAAAATTCTCTCCTGTAACGACTTACGGCTGGCGGCTTCATCTCACCGGAATCCACACAATCGACACAACAATCCGGACCCGCCGATACACTTTATCCGGCAGTCATCACGAAAATTATTCGCCTGATTCTACTTATCGCAGCGAACTCCAACTCAGTCGTGAAGTTCTCTGCACTGATTCCAACCAGATCTGAAACTTCTGAAACGAGCCAGTGACCTGCAGCCGGCGGATTCCGGTCTGCTGCATTTCATCAACGTTCTGCGTCCACACTCCAACTGACACCGGACCGCGAATCTGATTTGAATAAAGAGGAAATACGTTTCGAAGGTCGTTCTGCCACTTTCTGGTCTGGCTTGCTTGATTATTTTGGTGTGCTTGTTAACGTTGGGAAGATTTGCGCAGAAATT contains:
- a CDS encoding VWA domain-containing protein translates to MTHFLTQPLLAFGFASPWLLMGLLAAGVPVLIHLLHKRKFIETEWAAMKFLLAATKKYSRRVRFEQLLILLVRCLILLLLAIAFSRPYWSARGAFFETAAPVHRILVIDTSFSMRWQNEDRDKFATAKEMAQALVSDSNTGDAFQLIQISSVSPQTLISRPSRQQSYVLDEINRLQPTEEYGDVTQSLQSALEFLGQAQELAQKEVIVISDFQAESWAPLESEAGDARVLSLLDAISKKATLVLKDVGQTDEPNLAIVDFDSPSVFATLNQPVRLSVTLHNFSPLNREGVNLQLYVDDQLVNQKPVNLPANTDTHAEFTHQFTRIGDHRLEARIAEDQLPLDNRRWKVMPVKKEINVLLVNGRQSGEAMGKATDFLELALSPSLREQPWQGVIKPHVISEGELANTELELYDSVVICDVALFTDHERDLLKGYVKRGGGLIVSLGDQVDANNYNQTLFQPGSGLMNLKLLDRRGDAKQKSQIFEFDPLQYQHPVIEIFKGNPDAGLETTQIYEYVQTEVPPDSNTRLVLNYDTGDPAVIESTLGRGKILLITTALDRRWGSWAVWPSFPPMMNEFVLDVATGKWGRRESLVGQPLEILAREDQLALTPRMLAPNREEYPLRSVLNRNAESRMITFDQTQLSGIYELDWGVSTAEKMLFAVNVSPLESDLAHIGPQVIPPHYFRRPDTVSLLTTELPAERTVQTGLSENLLLTVLALIVVEQLLLWRFSIGALTFLAVMCLSCLSLFFQS
- a CDS encoding DTW domain-containing protein, encoding MSASHPPTIIVVHPKERKSKCTVQPLRQRDDFVFWKFPRKEPEKLTSYVRLGMGGPEISRADADKGLLVLDGTWRLAEKMEADYQELPVRSLPVWETAYPRVSKQFEDPTAGLATIEAIFIAYHLMGYETEGLLEGYYWADEFLKRNRERLELSE
- the amt gene encoding ammonium transporter; this translates as MNLHQQIDIIWILICSIFVLFMQAGFCCLESGLSRSKNSIHVAIKNIVDVSLVGVLFWIFGFGLMFGTTTGGLIGTSHFPFMTQESNVFLSAFFLFQLMLCATAATIASGASAERMRFTAYLILAVVLGGVIYPVFGHWVWTSHFAGKAPGWLEMLGFRDFSGSTVVHSIGAWAALASIMIIGPRNGRFEQEQTARKFKGHNLTLATTGVFILWIGWFGFNGGSEFGFTAHVPQILINTFLASAFGAITLLVWQFYQRKQIEIENILNGLLAALVASSASCDVVSPISAVVIGIVAAIVMEASSWLLERCRLDDTIGVIPVHGFAGVWGTLAVALFIPAEMLTRTRFEQFCVQLLGCTICFIWCFSFCWVTLRVVSKFMRLRVTSEEEEMGLNMAEHGATTEMYDLLNSMEQHIQGDSTPIEDLDEYSDVGLIARQYNRVTQVRDQALSQLQDRTDKLEQARSELEVQAAHLRQASLDAEAASRAKSEFLANMSHEIRTPMTAVLGYTDVLLEESWGRPSSIKLIEVIQRNGNYLLDLINDILDLSKIESGSLTIETIPFSLMEKLQEIQALMNVRAELQEIDFTLTFAGKVPVEIQSDPTRLKQILINLIGNAIKFTPDGGSVSVETSCLNAEAHEPILQFKIKDTGIGMTADQVAGLYQPFVQADSSTTRKFGGTGLGLAISKRLAEMLGGDLTCESTPDVGTTFTLQIRIGDAESLKFHADPQAALVAASQKTSLPAQQPVQTSVRQCRVLLAEDGEDNQRLISMLLKKEGAEVQLAENGEIAVHHALDAQEQGNPFDVILMDMSMPVLDGYGATRKLRAEGCTLPIIALTAHAMSGDREKCMAAGCTDYATKPVKREKLRQLIETYQQTAPVGTDQD